A region of Thermobifida halotolerans DNA encodes the following proteins:
- a CDS encoding pyridoxal phosphate-dependent decarboxylase family protein, with protein sequence MPSNEELLAELAALRTTDLPTRGGRTLAHVYDSGLPCLDGLATAAYSAFAPVNGLDTAAFPSVVRLENEVVSFVARLLGGDAATRGSFTGGGTESILLAVRAAREHSRAVRGVTEPELVAPDTAHAAFRKAAHYLGLRLVTVPTDPSSCVPDPADMAAAITERTALVAVSAPSHAHGVLDPVAETANAAAERGVWCHVDACVGGMVLPFLRRLGHELPDFDLSVPGVRSLSVDLHKYGFAHGGASVVLYRDGELRRHQYFSSTDWPGHPVVHPTAQGTRSAGPLAAAWAVLRRLDEEGYTELAATAIGATEEIVAGINGIDGLRVVGAPAATLLCVASEHADPLHVADEMRERGWFLRTQLSFGAHRRNLHLTVTPATAPRVPELLSDLADSVRAAAALPSPDPAPDLAAAVAALDADTVSSEDLASVLDAAGLDRSAGGLPSRTAPLLALLDGAPTALRERLLTELTGSLLTGSGL encoded by the coding sequence TTGCCCAGCAACGAGGAGCTCCTGGCCGAGTTGGCCGCCCTGCGCACAACCGACCTGCCCACCCGGGGCGGCCGCACCCTCGCCCACGTCTACGACTCCGGCCTGCCCTGCCTGGACGGCCTGGCCACCGCGGCCTACTCGGCCTTCGCCCCGGTCAACGGACTGGACACGGCAGCCTTCCCCAGCGTGGTGCGTCTGGAGAACGAGGTGGTGTCCTTCGTGGCACGCCTGCTCGGCGGTGACGCGGCGACCCGGGGTTCCTTCACCGGCGGCGGCACCGAATCCATCCTGCTGGCGGTCAGGGCCGCACGGGAGCACTCCAGAGCCGTGCGGGGAGTGACCGAACCGGAACTGGTGGCCCCCGACACCGCACACGCCGCCTTCCGCAAGGCCGCGCACTACCTGGGCCTGCGGCTGGTCACCGTGCCCACGGACCCGTCCTCCTGCGTGCCCGACCCCGCCGACATGGCGGCGGCGATCACCGAGCGGACGGCCCTGGTCGCGGTGTCGGCGCCCTCCCACGCGCACGGAGTCCTCGACCCGGTCGCCGAGACCGCCAACGCGGCGGCCGAGCGCGGCGTGTGGTGCCACGTGGACGCGTGCGTGGGCGGCATGGTGCTGCCCTTCCTGCGCCGCCTCGGCCACGAACTACCGGACTTCGACCTGTCGGTGCCGGGCGTGCGGTCGCTCTCGGTGGACCTGCACAAGTACGGCTTCGCCCACGGGGGCGCCTCGGTGGTGCTCTACCGCGACGGCGAACTGCGCCGCCACCAGTACTTCTCCTCCACCGACTGGCCCGGCCACCCGGTGGTGCACCCGACGGCGCAGGGCACCCGGTCGGCGGGACCGCTCGCCGCGGCCTGGGCGGTCCTGCGGCGGCTCGACGAGGAGGGCTACACCGAACTCGCCGCCACCGCGATCGGCGCGACCGAGGAGATCGTCGCGGGAATCAACGGGATCGACGGACTCCGCGTGGTCGGCGCGCCCGCGGCGACACTGCTGTGCGTGGCGTCGGAGCACGCCGATCCGCTGCACGTCGCGGACGAGATGCGCGAGCGCGGCTGGTTCCTGCGGACCCAGTTGTCGTTCGGCGCGCACCGGCGCAACCTGCACCTGACCGTCACCCCCGCCACCGCGCCCCGGGTTCCCGAACTGCTGTCCGACCTGGCCGACTCGGTGCGCGCCGCCGCCGCGCTGCCCTCCCCCGACCCCGCGCCGGACCTGGCGGCCGCCGTGGCCGCCCTGGACGCCGACACGGTCTCGTCCGAGGACCTGGCCTCGGTGCTGGACGCGGCGGGCCTGGACCGGTCGGCCGGTGGCCTGCCGTCCCGGACGGCCCCGCTGCTCGCCCTCCTGGACGGCGCCCCCACCGCCCTGCGGGAACGCCTCCTCACCGAGCTCACGGGCTCCCTGCTCACCGGCTCGGGGCTGTGA
- a CDS encoding DedA family protein — translation MSWVVGLMGTLGGPGAGLIIALENVFPPIPSEAVLPLAGFAASRGELGLVEAVAWTTAGSVVGALVLYWLGALLGRDRVRRIAARMPLAKVSDIERTEAWFLRHGTKAVFFGRMVPLFRSFVSIPAGIERMPVPLFVALTATGSLIWNTVFVLSGYLLGENRILVERYAGLVSKGVVVAVGVAVLYFAVVRVRELRRAKNGDDRLPEATG, via the coding sequence ATGAGCTGGGTGGTCGGTCTGATGGGGACTCTGGGCGGGCCCGGGGCCGGCCTGATCATCGCCCTGGAGAACGTGTTCCCGCCCATTCCCAGCGAAGCGGTCCTCCCCCTCGCCGGCTTCGCCGCCAGCCGGGGCGAACTCGGCCTGGTCGAGGCGGTCGCGTGGACCACGGCCGGATCGGTCGTCGGCGCGCTCGTCCTGTACTGGCTCGGAGCGCTGCTCGGCCGCGACCGCGTCCGGCGGATCGCGGCGCGCATGCCGCTGGCCAAGGTCTCCGACATCGAACGCACCGAGGCCTGGTTCCTGCGACACGGGACCAAGGCGGTCTTCTTCGGCCGGATGGTCCCGCTCTTCCGCAGCTTCGTCTCGATCCCCGCGGGAATCGAACGCATGCCGGTGCCCCTGTTCGTGGCCCTCACCGCCACGGGCAGCCTGATCTGGAACACCGTGTTCGTCCTCTCCGGCTACCTGCTGGGGGAGAACCGGATCCTGGTCGAGAGGTATGCGGGTCTGGTCTCCAAGGGCGTGGTGGTCGCAGTGGGCGTGGCCGTCCTCTACTTCGCCGTGGTGCGCGTCCGCGAGCTCCGGCGCGCCAAGAACGGCGACGACCGCCTCCCGGAGGCGACCGGATGA
- the pheA gene encoding prephenate dehydratase, translating into MSNRYAYLGPEGTFTEAALRALKPDAPAAQFVPCNGVDMVFAAVRRGEATGGVVPLENSVEGGVSATTAELVNGDPLLITAEIAVAVEFTLFARRGTALPDVKRVATHSHALAQCRGWLAANLPDAEAHIVSSTAAAAQSVAEEPSSPYDAAICARIAGERYGLVPLAEGVGDRAEAATRFIYLSRPGTLPEPTGADRTSLVAFLPHDHPGALVELLTQFAVRDVNLTRLESRPTGDGLGTYCFFMDADGHVAEARVGEALMGLRRICKDVRFLGSYPRADAGLGHLRPAARISTTNDDFHEAEQWLARIRAGRVG; encoded by the coding sequence ATGTCGAACCGCTATGCCTATCTCGGGCCCGAGGGCACGTTCACCGAGGCCGCGCTGCGGGCGCTCAAACCGGACGCCCCGGCCGCGCAGTTCGTGCCGTGCAACGGCGTGGACATGGTGTTCGCGGCGGTGCGACGCGGAGAGGCCACGGGCGGGGTCGTCCCGCTGGAGAACTCCGTCGAGGGCGGAGTGAGCGCCACCACCGCGGAACTCGTCAACGGCGACCCGCTGCTGATCACCGCGGAGATCGCGGTCGCGGTGGAGTTCACGCTGTTCGCCCGGCGGGGAACCGCGCTGCCCGACGTCAAGCGGGTGGCCACCCACTCGCACGCGCTGGCCCAGTGCAGGGGGTGGCTGGCGGCGAACCTGCCCGACGCGGAGGCCCACATCGTCTCCTCCACGGCCGCGGCGGCCCAGTCCGTCGCCGAGGAGCCCAGCTCGCCGTACGACGCCGCGATCTGCGCCCGTATCGCGGGGGAGCGCTACGGGCTGGTCCCGCTCGCCGAGGGGGTGGGGGACCGCGCCGAGGCCGCCACCCGGTTCATCTACCTGAGCAGGCCGGGGACGCTGCCGGAACCGACGGGAGCCGACCGCACCTCGCTGGTGGCGTTCCTGCCCCACGACCATCCGGGCGCTCTGGTCGAGCTGCTCACCCAGTTCGCGGTCCGCGACGTCAACCTGACCCGTCTGGAGTCCCGCCCCACCGGCGACGGGCTGGGCACGTACTGCTTCTTCATGGACGCCGACGGCCACGTGGCCGAGGCCAGGGTCGGCGAGGCGCTGATGGGGCTGCGGCGTATCTGCAAGGACGTGCGCTTCCTCGGCAGCTACCCGCGCGCCGACGCGGGGCTCGGGCACCTCCGGCCGGCGGCGCGCATCAGCACCACCAACGACGACTTCCACGAGGCCGAGCAGTGGCTGGCCCGCATCCGCGCGGGCCGGGTCGGCTGA
- a CDS encoding glycosyltransferase, with product MASPTDGSDRVAAVIPARDEQERIGDTVRAAHGLPGVDLVVVVDDGSVDDTAAAARQAGARVFRHARNRGKGAAMETGAEGVRGFEEYERRSGADVVSRHLLFLDADLGVTAGAATPLIEPVRAGAADMTIARFPQTRARLGGHGFVVRLARDGIRRATGWEAEQPLNGQRCLTRRAFEAARPLAPGFGVETGLTIDLLCRGFTVLEVDVAMDHRATGTDVRAQLHRARQFVDVARTLAVREVRGAGIRRGRGVLPERGAVHRVAGKQREKH from the coding sequence ATGGCATCTCCGACGGACGGATCGGACCGCGTCGCGGCCGTCATTCCGGCCAGGGACGAACAGGAACGCATCGGCGACACCGTTCGGGCCGCACACGGCCTTCCCGGAGTGGACCTTGTTGTCGTGGTCGACGACGGGTCGGTTGACGACACGGCCGCCGCCGCCCGTCAGGCCGGTGCCCGCGTGTTCCGGCATGCCCGAAACCGCGGGAAAGGGGCTGCCATGGAGACCGGAGCCGAAGGGGTCCGGGGCTTCGAGGAGTACGAACGGCGGTCAGGCGCCGATGTCGTTTCCCGGCACCTGCTGTTCCTGGACGCCGACCTCGGAGTGACCGCCGGCGCCGCCACGCCGCTGATCGAACCGGTGCGCGCGGGAGCCGCGGACATGACGATCGCGCGCTTCCCGCAGACGCGGGCCCGCCTTGGCGGGCACGGTTTCGTGGTCCGACTGGCCCGCGACGGCATCCGGCGCGCCACCGGTTGGGAGGCCGAGCAGCCGCTCAACGGGCAGCGCTGCCTGACCAGACGGGCGTTCGAGGCGGCACGGCCGCTCGCCCCCGGGTTCGGTGTGGAGACCGGCCTGACCATCGACCTGTTGTGCCGCGGGTTCACGGTGCTGGAGGTCGATGTCGCGATGGACCACCGTGCCACCGGCACCGACGTCCGCGCCCAGTTGCACCGTGCCCGCCAGTTCGTCGACGTCGCCCGCACGCTCGCGGTACGCGAGGTGCGCGGTGCCGGAATCCGGAGAGGCCGCGGAGTCCTTCCGGAACGCGGAGCGGTCCACCGCGTCGCGGGAAAGCAACGGGAAAAACACTGA
- a CDS encoding STAS domain-containing protein, protein MGHGSGRQHHDRLGGHRHPGHGGDPGDRSGVPARLLGLSNRPTPRFSRSERRTWVRGRRGETPSARWPRSGRTATVTTVELKISKQSRIGHTLVSICGELDLYTAPLLRSGLADAVVPRTRTVVDMSGVEFCDSTGLSVLLSALKQARRNGGELELAALQSPVRRILQITGLDEVFTIHATVDAPAAAATGAAK, encoded by the coding sequence GTGGGGCACGGAAGTGGACGACAGCACCACGACCGTCTGGGCGGTCATCGACATCCCGGTCATGGCGGTGACCCCGGAGACCGCTCCGGCGTTCCCGCGCGCCTCCTCGGCCTGAGCAACCGACCCACTCCGCGTTTCAGCCGGTCAGAGCGGAGAACGTGGGTGCGGGGGCGGCGCGGCGAAACACCCTCCGCGAGGTGGCCACGGTCGGGCCGGACCGCTACAGTCACGACTGTGGAGTTGAAGATCTCAAAGCAGTCTCGGATTGGTCACACACTGGTTTCCATCTGTGGTGAACTCGACCTTTACACGGCGCCGCTGCTGCGCAGCGGACTCGCTGACGCGGTGGTCCCCAGGACCAGAACCGTCGTCGACATGTCCGGGGTGGAGTTCTGCGATTCCACCGGTCTGAGTGTGCTGCTGTCGGCGCTGAAGCAGGCGCGCAGGAACGGCGGCGAACTCGAACTGGCCGCCCTCCAGTCTCCGGTCCGCAGGATCTTGCAGATCACCGGACTGGACGAGGTCTTCACCATCCACGCGACGGTCGACGCTCCGGCGGCGGCCGCCACAGGCGCCGCCAAATAG
- a CDS encoding ATP-binding protein, translating to MPAGIGELRSGDVSRAVLLPHAPSSVAVARRYLCADLRSMGVVRSLVDDAAIVLTELLVNALRHAAPLPPPHPPEQVRVAWSLVRASEAPEPSEGNWVEIAVSDGGGETLPRLASPSVSALGGRGLGIVQRLASKWGTEVDDSTTTVWAVIDIPVMAVTPETAPAFPRASSA from the coding sequence GTGCCGGCGGGCATCGGGGAACTGAGGAGTGGGGACGTGTCGCGGGCCGTACTGCTGCCACATGCGCCATCGAGTGTCGCCGTTGCACGCCGGTATCTCTGCGCGGATCTGCGGAGCATGGGAGTGGTCCGGTCACTGGTGGACGACGCCGCGATCGTCCTCACCGAGCTGCTGGTCAACGCGTTGCGTCACGCGGCTCCGCTGCCTCCGCCCCACCCACCGGAACAGGTCCGGGTGGCGTGGTCCCTGGTGCGTGCCTCCGAAGCGCCGGAGCCGTCGGAGGGAAACTGGGTGGAGATCGCGGTGAGCGACGGCGGCGGTGAGACCCTGCCGAGACTGGCGAGCCCGTCGGTCTCGGCGCTGGGCGGTCGGGGGTTGGGGATCGTGCAGCGGCTCGCCAGCAAGTGGGGCACGGAAGTGGACGACAGCACCACGACCGTCTGGGCGGTCATCGACATCCCGGTCATGGCGGTGACCCCGGAGACCGCTCCGGCGTTCCCGCGCGCCTCCTCGGCCTGA
- a CDS encoding PAS domain S-box protein has translation MADAVVVLDIDQRVVQWNKGAEDLFGWTLTEVIGHPVPMVPDDRKAEYHAVLERVRVGQPISITTRRIHRDGDLLDVRASFNRLTDVHGAMGGWVCVFHPHTMTPTENELELLHLAERAHLVRRLTDMMTDISADQDIEEVLDRVVCGLTELTGADAGGFALIEGDSLKLASVTRLSRKLLGFETPLRQSLFGELLASGKKVLLTTDEVRPLQELVWADLEGLHTVALCVCDVRGRPYGALYALYRRRRISHVEIEMLELLAAHAGIALGNAMAYKETVRQRAHEHAIVEASADGISVLDRWGRVRKWNRAAAELTGYGRAEVVGNPPPFPLPTEPGELVRYQMGNGRWLEILVTDISGTRERVVDFRDITPAKELEEQKDLFLATAGHELRTPLTVVRGLSSTLIEHWEQISDQDRRCYMELIADRSERMARLVDNLLLGVQAGSGQLPVKIRACDVRESLRGVFAAFRPLVTDHELELRIPERLPEVFADPEATDVIISQLLENALKYSPDGGAVTVAAAEEDGHVVITVVDEGVGIDSTDSGRIFERFVQGETGDRRRFGGFGLGLYIVQQLAEAQNGRISAHPNKPRGTRMRFTLQCASDHSGDSGEKVEVSAQSENSGSPG, from the coding sequence GTGGCTGACGCCGTCGTCGTCCTGGACATCGACCAGCGGGTCGTCCAGTGGAACAAGGGAGCAGAGGACCTGTTCGGCTGGACGCTCACCGAGGTCATCGGCCACCCGGTCCCGATGGTGCCCGATGACCGGAAGGCCGAGTACCACGCGGTTCTCGAGCGGGTGCGGGTCGGTCAGCCGATCTCGATCACCACCAGGCGGATTCACCGCGACGGCGATCTGCTCGACGTGCGGGCCAGCTTCAACCGGCTCACCGACGTGCACGGGGCCATGGGCGGGTGGGTGTGCGTCTTCCATCCGCACACCATGACCCCCACGGAGAACGAGCTCGAACTGCTGCACCTGGCCGAGCGCGCGCATCTGGTGCGGCGGCTCACCGACATGATGACCGACATCAGTGCCGACCAGGACATCGAGGAGGTCCTCGACCGGGTCGTGTGCGGCCTCACCGAACTCACCGGCGCGGACGCGGGCGGTTTCGCGCTGATCGAGGGGGACTCCCTCAAGCTGGCCAGTGTCACCCGGCTGTCGCGGAAGTTGCTCGGCTTCGAGACCCCTCTGCGGCAGAGCCTGTTCGGTGAGCTTCTGGCCAGCGGCAAGAAGGTGCTGCTGACAACGGACGAGGTCCGGCCGCTGCAGGAGTTGGTGTGGGCCGACCTGGAGGGGCTGCACACGGTTGCGCTGTGCGTCTGTGACGTGCGGGGACGCCCCTACGGCGCGTTGTACGCGCTGTACCGCAGGCGACGGATCAGCCACGTCGAGATCGAGATGCTGGAGCTGTTGGCGGCGCACGCGGGGATCGCGCTCGGCAACGCCATGGCCTACAAGGAGACGGTGCGTCAGCGCGCCCACGAGCACGCGATCGTGGAGGCCAGCGCCGACGGCATCTCGGTGCTGGACCGCTGGGGGCGGGTGCGCAAGTGGAACCGTGCCGCCGCTGAGCTGACCGGCTACGGGCGGGCGGAGGTCGTCGGCAACCCGCCCCCGTTCCCGCTCCCGACGGAACCGGGAGAACTCGTCAGGTACCAGATGGGTAACGGCCGCTGGCTGGAGATCCTGGTCACCGACATCTCGGGCACCCGGGAACGGGTGGTCGACTTCCGTGACATCACCCCGGCCAAGGAGCTGGAGGAGCAGAAGGACCTCTTCCTGGCCACGGCGGGCCATGAGCTGCGCACGCCGCTCACGGTCGTGCGCGGACTCTCCAGCACGCTGATCGAGCACTGGGAGCAGATCTCCGACCAGGACCGGCGCTGCTACATGGAGTTGATCGCCGATCGCTCCGAGCGGATGGCGCGCCTGGTCGACAACCTGCTGCTGGGAGTCCAGGCCGGAAGCGGCCAGTTGCCGGTGAAGATCCGGGCCTGCGACGTTCGGGAGTCGCTGCGCGGGGTGTTCGCGGCGTTCCGTCCCCTGGTCACCGACCACGAGCTGGAACTGCGGATACCGGAGCGGTTGCCGGAGGTGTTCGCCGATCCCGAGGCCACCGACGTGATCATCAGTCAGTTGCTGGAGAACGCGTTGAAGTACTCCCCGGACGGGGGAGCGGTGACGGTGGCCGCGGCGGAGGAGGACGGCCACGTGGTCATCACCGTCGTCGACGAGGGGGTGGGGATCGACTCGACCGACTCCGGACGGATCTTCGAGCGTTTCGTCCAGGGGGAGACGGGGGATCGACGCAGGTTCGGGGGGTTCGGGCTGGGCTTGTACATCGTGCAGCAGTTGGCGGAGGCGCAGAACGGCCGTATCAGTGCCCATCCCAACAAACCCCGGGGAACCCGGATGAGATTCACGTTACAGTGCGCTTCGGACCATTCGGGTGATTCTGGTGAGAAAGTGGAGGTCTCCGCCCAGAGCGAGAACAGCGGAAGCCCCGGGTGA
- a CDS encoding rhodanese-like domain-containing protein → MSAASIPVVEVNAVPEDGYLLDVREDDEWRAGHAPGAVHIPLGELARRAGEIPRDAQVYVVCRVGGRSAQAVQVLNEAGWRTANVAGGMSAWALAGRPMVSEDGRSPVVV, encoded by the coding sequence GTGTCCGCTGCCAGTATTCCGGTGGTCGAGGTCAACGCGGTGCCCGAAGACGGTTACCTGCTCGACGTCCGCGAGGACGACGAATGGCGTGCGGGACACGCTCCCGGTGCCGTGCACATTCCCCTGGGGGAGTTGGCGCGCCGCGCCGGAGAGATTCCGAGGGACGCCCAGGTGTATGTCGTCTGCCGGGTCGGCGGTCGTTCCGCGCAGGCGGTCCAGGTCCTCAACGAGGCCGGATGGCGGACGGCGAACGTCGCCGGGGGCATGAGCGCCTGGGCGCTGGCCGGACGTCCCATGGTCAGTGAGGACGGTCGGTCTCCGGTGGTCGTCTGA
- a CDS encoding SSI family serine proteinase inhibitor, which produces MRSLIPTTSRIPLTVLVATGVLLSGCGETTVTPGDPGQTSAESPSTRRPRIELTIERDVSSEADGSTGLDGFSPGVWTLTCDPVGGDHPDPEAACAALEEAGIEVFAPVPEDQPCTMIYGGPETATVTGRIGDTEVNAEFSRTNGCEIDRWERLSPLLNP; this is translated from the coding sequence ATGCGCAGCCTCATCCCGACCACCTCGCGGATTCCGCTCACCGTGCTCGTCGCCACGGGCGTCCTGCTCTCCGGCTGCGGGGAGACGACCGTCACCCCGGGCGATCCGGGGCAGACCTCCGCGGAGTCCCCGTCCACCCGGCGTCCGCGAATCGAACTGACCATCGAGCGGGACGTGTCGTCCGAGGCCGACGGCTCCACGGGGCTCGACGGATTCTCTCCGGGGGTGTGGACACTGACCTGCGATCCGGTCGGTGGCGACCACCCCGACCCCGAGGCCGCCTGCGCGGCGCTGGAGGAGGCGGGGATCGAGGTCTTCGCCCCGGTTCCCGAGGACCAGCCCTGCACCATGATCTACGGCGGCCCGGAGACCGCGACCGTCACCGGACGCATCGGGGACACCGAGGTGAACGCCGAGTTCTCCCGCACCAACGGCTGCGAGATCGACCGCTGGGAGCGGCTGTCCCCACTGCTGAACCCGTGA
- a CDS encoding FhaA domain-containing protein has protein sequence MGVLQRFERRLEGMIEGTFARAFKSELQPVEVASNVQREMDERAAIVAQGRTLVPNDFVVELSGSDRERLAVYADNLGQELAKLAREYATEQGYSFVGPVRVRFETADDLQTGRFRVRSAVIRGDTFKDGEIIKPVTDHPRHGNAVPGRPRLLLSPGGAAAEGTFTAQGSQQAYELTSEVTLLGRGTDCDLRLVDNGVSRHHAEIRVEGAEAVLVDLNSTNGTFVNGQQVKRARLVDGTRISLGRTTMTFRRD, from the coding sequence GTGGGAGTGCTTCAACGCTTCGAGCGCCGGCTCGAAGGGATGATCGAAGGCACCTTCGCGCGAGCCTTCAAGTCGGAGCTCCAGCCCGTCGAGGTCGCCAGCAACGTGCAACGAGAGATGGACGAGCGCGCCGCGATCGTCGCTCAAGGCCGCACCCTGGTCCCCAACGACTTCGTCGTGGAACTCTCCGGCTCGGACAGGGAGCGACTCGCCGTCTACGCGGACAACCTCGGCCAGGAGCTGGCCAAGCTGGCCCGCGAGTACGCCACCGAACAGGGCTACTCGTTCGTCGGTCCGGTCCGGGTGCGGTTCGAGACGGCCGACGACCTCCAGACCGGCCGGTTCCGGGTTCGTTCCGCTGTCATCCGTGGAGACACCTTCAAAGACGGCGAGATCATCAAGCCGGTCACCGATCACCCCCGCCACGGAAACGCGGTTCCGGGCCGCCCCCGACTGCTGCTGTCCCCCGGCGGTGCGGCGGCCGAAGGCACCTTCACCGCGCAGGGGTCGCAGCAGGCCTACGAGCTGACCTCCGAGGTGACGCTCCTGGGGCGGGGCACCGACTGCGATCTGAGACTGGTGGACAACGGTGTCTCACGTCACCACGCGGAGATCCGGGTGGAGGGCGCCGAGGCCGTCCTTGTGGACCTGAACTCCACCAACGGAACCTTCGTCAACGGCCAGCAGGTCAAACGGGCACGTCTCGTCGACGGCACCCGGATCAGCCTCGGCAGGACGACGATGACGTTCCGGCGCGACTGA